The Epinephelus lanceolatus isolate andai-2023 chromosome 14, ASM4190304v1, whole genome shotgun sequence genome has a window encoding:
- the mob4 gene encoding MOB-like protein phocein encodes MVMAEGTAVLRRNRPGTKAKDFYNWPDESFEEMDSTLAVQQYIQQNIRSDCSNIDKILEPPEGQDEGVWKYEHLRQFCLELNGLAVKLQSECHPDTCTQMTATEQWIFLCAAHKTPKECPAIDYTRHTLDGAACLLNSNKYFPSRVSIKESSVAKLGSVCRRIYRIFSHAYFHHRQIFDKYENETFLCHRFTRFVMKYNLMSKDNLIVPILEEEVQNTSSAGESEA; translated from the exons ATGGTCATGGCGGAGGGTACTGCAGTTCTCAGGAGGAATCGGCCTGGAACCAAGGCAAAG GATTTCTACAACTGGCCGGATGAATCATTTGAGGAGATGGACAGCACCCTGGCTGTCCAACAG TACATTCAGCAGAACATTAGATCAGATTGCTCCAATATCGACAAAATCCTGGAGCCTCCAGAGGGTCAGGATGAAGGAGTGTGGAAGTATGAGCATCTCAG gcAGTTCTGTCTGGAGCTCAATGGACTAGCTGTAAAACTGCAG AGTGAATGCCATCCAGACACCTGCACTCAGATGACAGCCACAGAGCAGTGGATCTTTTTATGTGCTGCCCACAAAACACCCAAAGAG TGCCCTGCCATTGATTACACCAGGCACACGCTGGACGGAGCTGCCTGTCTTCTCAATAGCAACAAATACTTCCCCAGCAG GGTGAGCATCAAGGAGTCATCGGTGGCCAAACTGGGCTCCGTCTGTCGTCGTATCTATAGGATATTCTCTCATGCCTACTTCCATCACCGCCAGATATTTGACAAGTATGAG aATGAAACGTTCCTGTGTCACCGGTTCACGCGCTTCGTCATGAAGTACAATCTGATGTCCAAGGACAACCTGATCGTGCCCATTCTGGAGGAGGAAGTGCAGAACACCTCATCAGCCGGGGAGAGCGAGGCCTAA